Proteins from one Anomalospiza imberbis isolate Cuckoo-Finch-1a 21T00152 unplaced genomic scaffold, ASM3175350v1 scaffold_43, whole genome shotgun sequence genomic window:
- the BAG6 gene encoding LOW QUALITY PROTEIN: large proline-rich protein BAG6 (The sequence of the model RefSeq protein was modified relative to this genomic sequence to represent the inferred CDS: inserted 3 bases in 2 codons; deleted 2 bases in 2 codons): MAEERPEVLQVLVKTLDSQTRSFEVEPEISVREFKQRIAGAVSIAAEKQRLIYQGRVLQDERRLREYNVGGKVIHLVERAPPQAQSPSRGGPSGLGTSPPPPQNGGGPRGGPDRNANSYVMVGTFNLPIDGSSVDVHINMDQGHGQSEPRMRLLVAQHMLRDIQGVLAQLETPKSPQIHPKPTPKPHPGGAGTAGGERPQNPPQIHPKPTPKPHPGGVLAQLEARDPKIPPNSPKTHPQTPSRGCWHSWRAMGGLAPPGRPRGPPRSPPGPPPEEQMEAAAAPAEPPETPEPPETPGPGPEAASPPTPGELGEVLGELRRLEARLEPFRQRYRDILAGAATADYSHDAEAREEAQRLLNLVGEGQRLLGNALVALAELRCNLGGPPPRPLHLARPLXHYGPPMLVQQATIPIQINVGTTVTMAGNGGPAPPAPPAPPGPAELPPGPAPPRAPHPPPGTPPSGCVRGVVGVSVGQWAWPWGGVGVQLPPLPPEFLQAVAHQITQQAMAAAASAATGQAVGGVPGPHPRGHRPAHGAAPAPHPPRSPPGRRRPPQGGSSAPPAXPPTSNSAPSSAQAPPPAPPGPAPPPGGAPGVPDGSAPAPPPAPPSAGGGAEAQQRPLVGLLGGLLGAGPAPLVGVAVPGNSPPAGGRGRAAAGRPTQPTPPPAAEAPPSSSDPSPDPSSTAAPPPFPPAAPLPPPAPRGRPRPLPQEAPPPARAAPPPGSRCPPSSSPGVLQGVLTSMLGPLGAPPSGPPESIAAFLSRLSGTPGLLEGSPGPDGEKWGGILGTPRR, encoded by the exons ATGGCGGAGGAGCGGCCCgaggtgctgcaggtgctggtgAAGACGCTGGACTCGCAGACGCGGAGCTTCGAGGTGGAGCCGGAG ATCTCGGTGCGGGAGTTCAAGCAGCGCATCGCGGGCGCCGTGAGCATCGCGGCCGAGAAGCAGCGGCTGATCTACCAGGGCCGCGTGCTGCAGGACGAGCGGCGGCTCCGCGAATACA ATGTGGGGGGCAAGGTGATCCACCTGGTGGAGCGCGCCCCGCCCCAGGCGCAGTCCCCGAGC CGGGGGGGGCCCTCGGGGCTGGGCAcgtcccccccacccccccagaaCGGGGGGGGCCCGCGGGGGGGCCCCGACAGGAACGCCAACAGCTACGTGATGGTGGGGACCTTCAACCTGCCG ATCGACGGCTCCTCGGTCGACGTCCACATCAACATGGACCAGGGCCACggccag AGTGAGCCCCGCATGCGGCTGCTGGTGGCCCAGCACATGCTGAGGGACATCCAgggggtgctggcacagctggag accccaaaatccccccaaattcacccaaaacccacccccaaaccccatccagggggtgctggcacagctggaggtgagagaccccaaaatcccccccaaattcacccaaaacccacccccaaaccccatccagggggggtgctggcacagctggaggcgagagaccccaaaatccccccaaattcacccaaaacccacccccaaaccccatccagggggtgctggcacagctggag gGCAATGGGGGGTCTCGCTCCCCCGGGCAGGCCGAGGGGacccccccggagccccccggggccccccccCGAGGAGCAGatggaggcggcggcggcgcccgcggagccccccgagacccccgagccccccgagacccccgggcccggccctgAGGCCGCCAG CCCCCCGACCCCCGGCGAGCTGGgggaggtgctgggggagctgcGGCGCCTGGAGGCGCGGCTGGAGCCGTTCCGGCAGCGCTATCGCGACATCCTGGCCGGCGCCGCGACAGCCGACTACAGCCACGAC gCCGAGGCCCGGGAGGAGGCGCAGCGGCTGCTGAACCTGGTGGGGGAGGGCCAGCGGCTGCTGGGCaacgccctggtggccctggccGAGCTGCGCTGCAATTTGGGGGgacccccgccccgccccctgcACCTGGCCCGGCCCC CCCACTACGGACCCCCCATGCTGGTGCAGCAGGCGACCATCCCCATCCAG ATCAACGTGGGCACCACGGTGACGATGGCCGGGAACgggggccccgcgccccccgcgccccccgcgccccccggcccggccgagctgccccccggccccgcccccccccgcgccccccacccccccccggggacccccccgag TGGGTGTGTCCGTGGGGTAGTGGGCGTGTCCGTGGGTCAGTGGGCGTGGCCGTGG gggggggtgggggtgcaGCTGCCCCCGCTGCCCCCCGAGTTCCTGCAGGCCGTGGCGCACCAGATCACGCAGCAGGCCATGGCGGCCGCGGCCTCCGCGGCCACAG GCCAGGCCGTGgggggggttccaggccccCACCCGCGTGGTCATCGCCCGGCCCACGgcgccgcccccgcgccccACCCACCCCGGAGCCCCCCAGGCCGGCGCCGGCCCC cccagggcgGTTCCTcggccccccccgc cccccccacctccaactccgccccctcctccgcccaagccccgcccccggccccgcccggccccgcccccccacccgggggggccccgggggtccccgatggctccgccccggccccgcccccggccccgcccagcgcggggggcggggccgaggCGCAGCAGCGCCCCCtggtggggctgctgggggggctgctgggggcggggccagcGCCGCTGGTGGGCGTGGCCGTGCCTGGGAACAGCCCCCCTGCTGGAGGGCGTGGCcgagctgctgcag GCCGCCCAACCCAGCCCacgcccccccccgccgccgaAGCCCCGCCCTCCTCCTCCGACCCCTCCCCCGACCCCTCCTCCACCGCCGCccctccccctttcccccccgccgcccccctccccccccccgccccccgagggcggccccgccccctcccgcaggaggccccgcccccggcgagggcggccccgcccccggggAGCCGCTGCCCCCCGAGTTCTTCACCAGGCGTGCTGCAGGGCGTGCTCACG TCCATGCTGGGACCCCTGGGCGCCCCCCCCAGCGGGCCCCCCGAGAGCATCGCCGCCTTCCTGAGCCGCCTCAGCGGCACGCCCGGCCTGCTCGAGGGCTCCCCGGGGCCCGACGGTGAGAAATGgggggggatactggggaccCCCCGACGGTGA